From Streptomyces fungicidicus, one genomic window encodes:
- a CDS encoding 2-cyclohexenylcarbonyl CoA isomerase — MADTVLYEVSDGLATITLNRPEAMNALNVAAKVALRDAVRSAADDDAVRAVLLTAAGERAFCVGQDLKEHIGLLIEDRETGSGQTMSTVREHYNPIVKAIAGAPKPVVAAVNGVAAGAGFGFALAADYRIVADTAAFNTSFAGVALTADSGISWTLPRVIGPGRATDLLLFPRGVSAQEAFELGIANRLVPAAELRAEAEKVARALAEGPTVAYAALKESVAYGLSHSLEEALEKEDELQTRAGSSQDHAIAVQAFVNKEKPKYLGR, encoded by the coding sequence ATGGCCGACACCGTGCTCTACGAGGTGAGCGACGGGCTCGCGACGATCACGCTGAACCGCCCGGAGGCGATGAACGCGCTGAACGTCGCGGCCAAGGTCGCCCTCCGGGACGCGGTACGGTCCGCCGCCGACGACGACGCCGTACGGGCCGTGCTGCTGACCGCCGCCGGTGAGCGGGCGTTCTGTGTCGGGCAGGACCTCAAGGAGCACATCGGGCTGCTGATCGAGGACCGGGAGACCGGTTCGGGGCAGACCATGAGCACGGTGCGCGAGCACTACAACCCGATCGTGAAGGCGATCGCCGGCGCCCCGAAGCCGGTGGTCGCCGCGGTGAACGGGGTGGCGGCGGGCGCCGGCTTCGGCTTCGCGCTGGCCGCCGACTACCGGATCGTCGCGGACACCGCGGCCTTCAACACCTCGTTCGCCGGAGTGGCGCTGACCGCGGACTCCGGGATCTCCTGGACGCTGCCGCGGGTGATCGGCCCCGGGCGCGCCACGGACCTGCTGCTCTTCCCGCGCGGCGTCTCCGCCCAGGAGGCGTTCGAGCTGGGCATCGCCAACCGCCTGGTGCCGGCCGCGGAGCTGCGCGCGGAGGCGGAGAAGGTGGCGCGGGCGCTGGCCGAGGGCCCGACGGTGGCGTACGCGGCGCTGAAGGAGTCCGTGGCGTACGGGCTGAGCCACTCGCTGGAGGAGGCCCTGGAGAAGGAGGACGAGCTGCAGACCCGGGCCGGCTCCTCGCAGGACCACGCGATCGCGGTGCAGGCGTTCGTGAACAAGGAGAAGCCGAAGTACCTGGGCCGCTGA
- a CDS encoding DUF3117 domain-containing protein, with the protein MAAMKPRTGDGPLEVTKEGRGIVMRVPLEGGGRLVVELTPDEADALGDALKKVVG; encoded by the coding sequence ATGGCGGCCATGAAGCCGCGGACGGGTGACGGCCCGCTCGAGGTGACCAAGGAGGGGCGGGGCATCGTCATGCGCGTTCCGCTCGAAGGCGGCGGTCGGCTCGTCGTCGAGCTGACCCCGGACGAGGCCGACGCGCTCGGCGACGCCCTCAAGAAGGTCGTCGGCTGA
- a CDS encoding O-methyltransferase, with product MCGFPTPTDTVTPRHPRGQERVITANRQTSWAFADAYVAEDDALHWARDRARDAGLRSVSPGTGAALRLLAASVDAKAVAEIGTGCGVSGIHLLHGMRPDGVLTTVDQEPEHQQSARQAFRDAGFAGNRARFIPGRALDVLPRLADAGYDLVFCDGDRQEYQDYLAESLRLLRPGGLVAFEGMFANGRTVDSGPQPTEVLRLRELVRAVRESTELVSSLLPVGDGLLCVVKR from the coding sequence CCGCCAACCGGCAGACGAGCTGGGCGTTCGCCGACGCCTATGTCGCCGAGGACGACGCGCTGCACTGGGCCCGTGACCGGGCCCGCGACGCGGGACTGCGCTCGGTGTCGCCCGGCACGGGCGCGGCGCTGCGGTTGCTCGCGGCCAGCGTGGACGCCAAGGCGGTCGCGGAGATCGGCACCGGCTGCGGAGTCTCCGGGATCCACCTGCTGCACGGGATGCGCCCCGACGGGGTGCTGACCACGGTCGACCAGGAGCCGGAGCACCAGCAGTCGGCCCGCCAGGCCTTCCGTGACGCCGGTTTCGCCGGCAACCGGGCCCGCTTCATCCCCGGCCGCGCGCTGGACGTCCTGCCCCGCCTCGCCGACGCCGGCTACGACCTGGTCTTCTGCGACGGCGACCGGCAGGAGTACCAGGACTATCTCGCCGAATCGTTGCGTCTGCTGCGCCCGGGAGGCCTGGTCGCCTTCGAAGGGATGTTCGCGAACGGCCGCACGGTGGATTCGGGACCGCAGCCCACCGAGGTGCTGCGGCTGCGGGAGCTGGTCCGGGCCGTGCGCGAGAGCACGGAACTGGTGTCGTCGCTGCTGCCGGTCGGGGACGGGCTCCTCTGCGTCGTGAAGCGCTGA